Proteins from one Choloepus didactylus isolate mChoDid1 chromosome 4, mChoDid1.pri, whole genome shotgun sequence genomic window:
- the LOC119532635 gene encoding mesoderm induction early response protein 3-like, with protein MPLEDLLAFYGYEPAIPAVADSSANSSPSELADELPDMTLDKEEIAKDLLSGDDEETQSSADDLTSSVTSHETSDFFPRPLRSNTACDGDKESEVEDVETDSGNSPEDLRKEIMVGLQYQAEIPPYLGEYDGNEKVYEHEDQLLWHPGVVLESKVKEYLVETSLRTGNEKIMDRISAVTHTRDNEQALYELLKCNHNIKEAIERYCCNGKASQEGMTAWTEEECRSFEHALMLFGKDFHLIQKNKVRTRTVAECVAFYYMWKKSERYDYFAHQTRFGKKRYNHHPGVTDYMDRLVDETEALGGTVKEMMINEVKICMMTMLHQTEHINKEVEVIKKETNGNYGVEKHNN; from the coding sequence aTGCCTCTGGAAGATTTATTGGCATTCTATGGCTATGAACCTGCAATTCCAGCGGTTGCAGATTCCAGTGCGAATAGCTCTCCAAGTGAACTTGCAGATGAACTACCAGATATGACACTAGACAAAGAGGAAATAGCAAAAGACCTGTTGTCGGGTGATGATGAGGAAACGCAGTCTTCTGCAGATGATCTGACATCATCTGTGACTTCCCACGAAACCTCTGATTTCTTCCCTAGACCTTTACGATCAAATACCGCATGTGATGGGGATAAGGAATCAGAGGTTGAAGATGTTGAAACAGACAGTGGTAACTCACCTGAAGATTTGAGGAAGGAAATAATGGTCGGTTTGCAATATCAGGCAGAGATTCCCCCTTATCTTGGAGAGTACGATGGCAATGAGAAAGTGTATGAACATGAAGACCAGTTACTTTGGCATCCTGGTGTAGTTTTGGAGAGCAAAGTTAAGGAGTACCTTGTTGAGACTTCATTAAGaactggaaatgaaaaaataatggatAGGATTTCTGCAGTAACACACACAAGGGACAATGAACAGGCATTATATGAACTTCTTAAATGTAATCACAatataaaggaagcaattgaaagGTATTGCTGCAATGGAAAGGCATCTCAAGAAGGAATGACCGCATGGACAGAGGAAGAATGCCGAAGCTTTGAACATGCACTCATGCTCTTTGGAAAAGATTTTCATCTTATACAGAAGAATAAGGTGAGAACTAGAACAGTTGCTGAATGTGTGGCATTCTATTATATGTGGAAGAAATCTGAACGTTATGATTACTTTGCTCATCAAACGAGATTTGGAAAGAAACGATATAACCATCACCCTGGAGTAACGGATTATATGGATCGTTTGGTAGATGAAACAGAAGCTCTGGGTGGGACAGTAAAGGAAATGATGATTAATGAAGTAAAAATATGTATGATGACAATGTTGCATCAAACAGAGCATATTAATAAAGAGGTAGaagttataaaaaaagaaacaaatggaaattatgGCGTTGAAAAGCAcaataactaa